The Mytilus trossulus isolate FHL-02 chromosome 3, PNRI_Mtr1.1.1.hap1, whole genome shotgun sequence genome contains a region encoding:
- the LOC134712698 gene encoding uncharacterized protein LOC134712698 translates to MSYLRKIMQSTIQKRHILIAILILVVLIIILQFGGPHYCRYIDIKKKIEYICIEDPDTQNKTGLEDVKPLPLVYQNNYFIDKNSGGKVQAKKLYRPSTRNDLDFTAAEKSRIHSCVNNFKSDWKKGQSDFWDGDEQYVRRTHHNYLIPGDNVMIEVGGNVGEDAQYYLDTYKPKHYIMLEPLKLLYRKLQQRFKNYTNAITYNVGLGKRNEKFMIKMEGNVGDASSPFFGSGEGTCSLKVINAIDFFSALGVGNFKVDLITINCEGCEYDLLETILSTDLVYHFKHIQFGTHPTLKNLADPVRRYCQIQERLSRTHKLTYQYKFTWETWKLKDI, encoded by the coding sequence atgtCATACTTAAGAAAAATCATGCAGTCCACAATACAGAAACGACATATTTTGATAGCTATATTGATCTTAGTTGTACTGATCATCATATTACAATTTGGTGGTCCACATTACTGTAGATACATTGACATAAAGAAGAAGATTGAATACATCTGTATTGAAGATCCTGATACTCAAAATAAAACAGGACTAGAAGATGTCAAACCTTTACCTCTAGTTTATCAAAACAACTACTTTATAGATAAAAATTCAGGTGGAAAAGTTCAGGCCAAAAAACTTTATAGACCATCAACAAGAAATGATTTAGACTTCACTGCAGCTGAAAAGAGCCGCATACATTCATGCGTTAACAATTTCAAAAGTGATTGGAAGAAGGGCCAAAGTGATTTCTGGGATGGAGATGAACAGTATGTAAGACGCACCCATCACAATTATCTCATTCCTGGGGACAATGTTATGATTGAAGTAGGGGGAAATGTTGGCGAGGATGCTCAATATTACTTAGACACATACAAGCCAAAGCATTATATCATGTTAGAACCTTTAAAACTGTTATACCGAAAACTTCAACAacgatttaaaaattacacGAATGCAATTACATATAATGTTGGACTTggtaaaagaaatgaaaaatttatgataaaaatggAAGGTAATGTTGGTGATGCTTCTTCACCATTTTTTGGTTCCGGCGAAGGAACCTGTTCTCTCAAGGTTATAAATGCAATTGATTTTTTCAGTGCACTTGGTGTTGGTAACTTCAAGGTTGATCTGATTACCATAAACTGTGAGGGTTGTGAATATGATTTGTTGGAGACAATTTTATCTACAGACCTTGTGTATCACTTTAAACATATCCAATTTGGTACTCATCCAACGCTGAAAAACCTTGCTGATCCTGTCAGAAGATATTGCCAAATACAAGAAAGGTTGAGTAGGACCCACAAGTTAACTTATCAATATAAGTTTACATGGGAAACCTGGAAGTTAAAAGATATTTAG